Proteins encoded together in one Mercenaria mercenaria strain notata chromosome 18, MADL_Memer_1, whole genome shotgun sequence window:
- the LOC123538669 gene encoding uncharacterized protein LOC123538669 — protein MVGTCPDSYKENTTVIVLCDETVEPCTGTESSVIYKNKYCGKCNKELDCISWNINVECENADDFEHKMKSFSSITDMKHALDTNKCRIKFRPPGNNLGYPCSDPKYDYLSKVRVGKCNVSGFWETYDEDIDWACANFITPYKHFKNMFCYICNPSHANMQAVPLIDKCIPANNNFGSEINQACESFPVTDRLAPFKNIYCFVCSQGDTLLFEDNEYSLQHIGEENTLGLETRLNITILFSGELNLNYFKTFVDDFLATDFRVSHENTTPNKATQLNHYTTDFNDIVDDYKAVCGTRTLCNYKMDRNNTDKVYGNPVCKTCICDSICVESGSCCPDILLTRQPYSCYSPMMFSSFYKSEKLKATKDIRYGNFTTHLYQTIDKCINEDISSSKKEKCSNQTDTSDRLSRIPVSTEGNTYKNVYCYECNNNKSTITLKFQVLCKFYLEHKLFTNADRLLKAIKLYCDEISFVPVKNKLCPTSYDSEKASLRSGEKFVRRELHPSQFNFTVRRYMEINSTVYGKPVRNVFDKCNKTGKYRNLRNDVVKNICETDDVNILLLPEYRIDNKLYKNFACFLCNPEHDLPAMESDNVTSRCLSNTSVEWYVPNETLEDLCNGTEFHHRWYPYKNMYCAECNLPPWQLLDVIVLSSMVLPAAGYKYIFSLSPADFEHLDEVIETEAIPDCTSGTYDYALKRCRQLSCNDGFQLFNSTCKPVLQSAVRHEYSLSFNIHYSAEETQTLFNSTKSNMTLIVSFETLCAKVVNNITNSFGERTEHVVTYLECAASPCMSFEKYDVSEQFIDLVRMNIFRIQLTVLIMKTETLSIVHTVLLNSLNGQFYISDIQDIDGLPHTILIRSTPDITKMSDRLDINGCVRSQVNGNSDIESQQFSHYTVDSFLTCGQVKLNASEVCLDIESNNISLKNTNASFSDWEYKSVNNIIIICAEVYNTRTFIKPGVILVIRTELIKSVFIVFSFVCTIISLVCLFLTFITYCFIPSLRTIAGKNVMVLCISLFFSQALLQFGINATQNAALCVAIGISVHLSWLVSFCAMNICSFHTFKVFYYNRPAQNQSDNYLFLKYSLYIICFPIFLVLITIFASLLKSDASDIGYGKYYCFISDFYIFIFTFITPACLLFVSNIVFFSLAFHIIRSTPNVHGTRDRNHFYICLRLCTIVGIAWPLLIIDSSLGITWFSFIVAGVNALQGVFIFVSFVLNRRVASIFVSIISQKIGRQTVSTDTSGTKNTKSSPGNYRAKCAETN, from the exons ATGGTTGGTACATGTCCTGATAGTTATAAGGAAAACACAACTGTCATAGTACTGTGTGATGAAACGGTTGAGCCATGCACTGGCACGGAATCTTCAGTGATTTACAAGAACAAATACTGCGGGAAATGTAATAAAGAGCTCGACTGCATCTCTTGGAACATAAATGTAGAATGTGAAAATGCAGACGATTTTGAGcataaaatgaaatcattttcatCGATAACAGATATGAAGCATGCGCTTGATACAAACAAATGTAGAATTAAATTCCGACCTCCTGGTAATAATCTTGGTTATCCATGCAGTGATCCAAAATATGATTATCTGAGTAAAGTACGTGTCGGAAAGTGTAATGTTTCCGGATTTTGGGAGACATACGATGAAGATATAGATTGGGCTTGCGCAAATTTTATTACCCCctacaaacatttcaaaaatatgttctGTTATATATGTAATCCCAGTCACGCCAACAtgcaagctgttcctttgattgaTAAATGTATTCCGGCAAATAACAATTTTGGGTCAGAAATCAATCAGGCATGTGAATCGTTCCCGGTAACCGATCGACTGGcgccttttaaaaatatttattgcttTGTGTGTAGTCAAGGAGATACACTATTGTTTGAAGACAATGAATACTCTTTACAACACATAGGAGAAGAAAACACTTTAGGCTTAGAAACACGGCTCAATATAACTATATTGTTTTCTGGAGAACTCaatctaaattattttaaaacatttgtagaCGATTTTCTTGCCACAGATTTCAGGGTAAGCCATGAAAACACCACTCCAAATAAAGCAACTCAACTGAATCACTATACTACAGACTTTAACGACATTGTAGACGATTACAAAGCTGTATGTGGAACAAGAACGCTTTGTAATTATAAGATGGACAGAAACAACACCGATAAGGTTTACGGCAACCCTGTCTGTAAGACCTGTATCTGTGACAGCATTTGTGTGGAAAGTGGAAGTTGTTGTCCTGATATTTTATTAACTAGACAACCATATTCTTGCTATAGCCCTATgatgttttcatcattttataaaagtgaaaaattaaaagcgACTAAAGACATTAGATATGGTAATTTCACAACACATTTGTACCAGACTATAGACAAATGTATAAACGAAGATATTTCATCAagtaagaaagaaaaatgctCTAATCAGACTGACACATCGGATCGTTTATCTAGAATTCCTGTCAGCACAGAAGGGAATACTTACAAAAATGTATACTGCTATGAATGCAACAACAATAAATctacaattactttaaaattccAAGtcttatgtaaattttatttggaacataaattatttacaaaCGCAGACCGACTACTTAAGGCTATCAAACTTTATTGTGATGAGATATCATTTGTTCCAGTTAAAAACAAATTATGCCCTACTTCATATGATTCGGAGAAAGCTTCGCTCAGAAGTGGAGAGAAATTTGTTCGTAGAGAACTTCACCCATCTCAGTTTAATTTTACAGTAAGAAGATACATGGAGATAAATAGTACCGTTTACGGAAAACCTGTGAGAAACGTCTTTGACAAATGTAACAAAACCGGGAAGTATCGGAATTTGAGAAATGATGTTGTTAAAAATATATGCGAAACCGATGATGTAAACATATTGTTACTTCCCGAGTATCGAATAGACAACAAGTTGTATAAAAACTTTGCTTGTTTTCTTTGTAATCCGGAACATGACTTACCTGCAATGGAGTCTGATAACGTTACGTCACGTTGTTTATCAAACACCTCTGTGGAATGGTATGTACCTAACGAAACTCTGGAAGATTTGTGCAATGGGACAGAATTTCACCACAGATGGTACCCTTACAAAAATATGTACTGCGCCGAATGCAATCTTCCGCCATGGCAGCTG ctTGATGTAATTGTATTATCGTCCATGGTGCTGCCAGCTGCTGGGTACAAATATATATTCTCCCTTTCACCGGCTGACTTTGAACACCTAGATGAGGTAATCGAGACAGAAGCTATCCCGGATTGCACAAGTGGAACATACGATTATGCTTTG AAAAGATGCCGACAGCTAAGCTGTAATGACGGATTTCAACTGTTTAATTCTACTTGTAAACCGGTTCTACAATCTGCGGTACGACATGAATACAGTCTTTCATTTAATATTCACTATTCAGCGGAAGAGACACAAACATTGTTTAACAGTACTAAAAGTAACATGACACTTATCGTCAGTTTTGAAACACTTTGTGCAAAAGTTGTAAACAACATTACGAATTCCTTTGGAGAAAGGACGGAGCACGTTGTAACATATTTGGAATGTGCAGCCTCACCTTGTATGTCATTCGAAAAATATGACGTTTCCGAGCAATTTATAGATCTCGTTCGGATGAACATATTTCGAATCCAGTTGACTGTACTGATAATGAAAACCGAGACGCTAAGCATTGTCCATACAGTTCTTCTAAATTCTCTGAATGGACAATTCTATATTTCGGATATTCAAGACATTGATGGACTACCACACACGATTCTTATTCGCTCAACTCCGGATATTACGAAGATGAGTGATAGACTAGATATAAATGGATGTGTCCGTTCTCAGGTGAACGGAAATTCAGACATAGAATCACAGCAATTCAGCCATTACACTGTTGACTCATTCCTTACCTGTGGACAGGTAAAACTGAATGCAAGCGAAGTGTGTTTAGACATAGAGTCAAATAACATTAGTCTGAAAAACACGAATGCTTCATTTTCAGATTGGGAATATAAAAGTGTTAATAACATCATCATTATATGTGCAGAGGTTTATAATACGAGAACATTTATCAAACCTGGTGTAATTTTGGTTATTCGAACCGAACTTATCAAGTCAGTTTTCATCGTTTTCTCTTTTGTTTGCACAATCATTTCACTGGTATGTCTTTTTCTTACATTTATCACGTATTGTTTTATTCCATCCCTTCGCACTATTGCAGGAAAAAATGTAATGGTTTTATGTATTTCTCTTTTCTTTTCACAAGCATTGCTGCAGTTTGGTATAAATGCCACGCAGAATGCAGCATTGTGTGTAGCAATCGGGATATCAGTACACTTGTCTTGGCTTGTTTCATTTTGTGCTATGAATATCTGTTCATTTCATACATTTAAGGTTTTTTATTACAATCGGCCTGCCCAAAACCAATCTGATAactatttgtttcttaaatattcaCTTTACATAATTTGCTTTCCAATCTTTTTGGTTTTGATAACTATTTTTGCAAGTCTATTGAAATCAGATGCTTCAGATATTGGATATggaaaatattattgtttcatttcggatttctatatctttattttcacattCATCACACCAGCATGCttgctttttgtttccaatatcgTGTTTTTCTCACTGGCATTTCACATAATCAGATCCACTCCAAATGTGCACGGTACACGAGATCGTAACCATTTTTATATTTGTCTCCGTCTCTGTACAATAGTTGGCATTGCTTGGCCTTTACTCATCATTGACAGTTCTTTGGGAATTACTTGGTTTTCTTTCATTGTTGCTGGTGTGAATGCTTTACAAggtgttttcatttttgtctcCTTCGTTCTAAATCGTAGAGTTGCCTCAATCTTTGTTTCAATAATATCACAGAAAATAGGACGACAAACAGTCAGCACAGATACAAGCGGTACTAAAAATACTAAAAGTAGTCCTGGAAACTACAGAGCAAAATGTGCAGAAACAAATTAA
- the LOC128550604 gene encoding uncharacterized protein LOC128550604, giving the protein MNKTVFSFTEEFIARRTGKYVDFKKLLFTFSTICPLEETCGVDYENRFLFSEELFPSITGCNRCTCNPSCIYSGNCCPGTHYGYFDYSCFNINLYPQTTEEASYMVGTCIDNYNENKTVIELCREKFEPCTGTESSLIYKNKYCGECNKEIGCISLKIEVECADAMTFKEVMPSFSSLLDMKKALDSNNCRIRFQLPNDDPTLHCKTSKVEYLKRATVDRCNVSGSWEIYDEDIDWACSNFITPYRNFKNIFCYICNPSHSKVQAESLIDKCRPARNRLETEVNKACETFSVADRLAPFKNIYCYVCSQGYDMLFDDNEYSLQYANEFNTINLQTRLDIAIKFAGEQKLNDFKIFVENVLSETFEVKEDGNEQCKSKQLINEYSDIKEAVNGYKSICGTETLCNTDITRNNIDKAYGNPVCKSCDCDSFCAENRSCCPDILLTRVPYSCYSHGMFSSFHKGQDEGSKYVLNISSNISKTDFYLTIDRCLNDNDTPTSLLEGEKFIRKERHPSQFEFKVETDVTFNSTTALKPVRNVFDKCNKTGMYRYGKSDLIRNICETEDENLMALLENRIDNNVYKNFACFLCNPEHDVSADDSDKVTSRCLSNNSVDWYVPDETLEELCNETEFHPRWYPYKNMYCAECNLPPWQLVVVNVLITDGSRPPVGYKYIFSLSSADFEHLDMVTERESIPECIRGTYDYTLKRCRSLSCNDGFHLFNTTCKPILESAIQHQYTVSFDLHYSSEDNINMYGNNETNGTVIVYLETLFTKIEDIITTSFGETTEYFIKSKGFLISPCESINQDFYVDLDQTNTFNIELIFLIIKTETLSMVHTTLVNAQNRQFVISDIQSIDGLQKTIIVHSKPKVKNTRDIPDFRPCPLFQAFFYPELDSLQFNEYTIDPFFICGQITLNMSEVYLDKDSNNISLKNMNATFSIWEYKVTKKTVIICADVYNTRTYIEPAVVMLVLTDHVKSVIIIFSFVCTIVSLLCLFLTFLTYSFLSTLRTVAGKNIMSLCISLFFSQALLQFGINATQIAAVCVAIGISMHLSWLASFCAMNICSFHTFKVFCFNNFENRPANNKSDTSLFLKYSLYMICLPLFLVLANISASLIKSDASDIGYGEYYCFISDFYIFIFTFITPASFILLSNIIFFSMAFHQIRSTPSVQHTQDRNNFYICLRLCTIVGIAWPLLIIDNSFGITWFSFIAAGVNALQGVFIFVSFVVNRRVALMFLSTMTGSENTSTDTTGTKSSLRCYRVKIAETT; this is encoded by the exons ATGAACAAAACTGTGTTTTCCTTTACAGAAGAGTTTATAGCAAGGCGAACAGGAAAATACGTGGATTTCAAGAAACTTCTATTTACCTTTTCCACAATATGTCCATTGGAGGAGACGTGTGGTGTTGATTATGAGAAtagatttttattttctgaagaaCTATTTCCGAGTATTACAG GATGTAACCGATGTACTTGCAACCCGAGCTGTATCTATAGTGGCAACTGTTGCCCAGGAACACACTATGGATATTTTGATTATAGTTGTTTCAATATAAACCTTTATCCACAAACAACTGAAGAGGCGTCTTACATGGTAGGAACGTGTATCGATAATTATAACGAAAACAAAACAGTTATTGAACtgtgtagagaaaagtttgaaccATGTACTGGGACAGAGTCTAGCCTTATTTATAAGAACAAATACTGCGGAGAATGTAACAAAGAGATTGGCTGCATATCTTTGAAAATAGAGGTAGAATGTGCAGATGCAATGACGTTCAAGGAAGTGATGCCTTCATTTTCTTCGCTCTTAGATATGAAGAAAGCGCTTGATTCAAACAACTGTAGAATTAGATTTCAACTTCCTAATGATGACCCGACGCTTCACTGCAAAACTTCAAAGGTAGAGTACCTGAAGAGAGCTACTGTCGATAGATGTAATGTTTCGGGATCTTGGGAAATATACGATGAAGATATAGATTGGGCATGCTCTAACTTCATTACCCCTTATAGgaacttcaaaaatattttctgctacaTATGTAACCCTAGTCACAGTAAAGTGCAAGCGGAGTCTTTAATTGACAAATGTAGACCTGCAAGGAATCGTTTGGAGACAGAAGTGAATAAAGCTTGTGAAACATTTTCAGTAGCTGATAGATTGGCACCTTTTAAGAATATCTACTGCTATGTGTGTAGTCAAGGTTATGATATGTTGTTCGATGACAATGAATATTCTCTGCAATATGCAAACGAATTTAACACTATAAACTTACAAACAAGACTTGATATAGCTATTAAGTTTGCTGGagaacaaaaattaaatgattttaaaatatttgttgagaATGTACTTTCTGAAACGTTCGAGGTAAAAGAAGACGGCAACGAGCAATGTAAATCTAAACAATTAATCAACGAGTATTCAGACATCAAAGAAGCTGTCAACGGGTACAAATCTATTTGTGGAACAGAAACCCTTTGCAATACAGATATAACCAGAAACAACATAGACAAGGCTTACGGAAATCCGGTGTGTAAGAGCTGTGACTGTGACAGTTTTTGTGCAGAAAATAGAAGCTGTTGTCCTGATATATTATTGACCAGAGTGCCATATTCCTGCTATAGCCACGGAATGTTTTCTTCGTTTCATAAAGGTCAGGATGAAGGATCTAAATACGTTCTAAACATCAGTTCTAATATCTCTAAGACTGACTTCTACTTGACCATAGATAGATGCTTAAACGACAATGATACACCAA CTTCACTCCTAGAAGGAGAGAAGTTTATTCGAAAAGAACGTCATCCATCTCAGTTTGAATTTAAAGTAGAAACAGATGTAACCTTCAATAGTACCACCGCGTTAAAGCCAGTGAGAAATGTTTTTGATAAGTGTAACAAAACAGGCATGTACAGGTATGGGAAAAGTGATTTGATAAGAAATATATGCGAAACGGAAGATGAAAACCTCATGGCACTCCTCGAAAATCGAATAGACAACAATGTGTATAAAAACTTTGCTTGTTTTCTTTGCAATCCGGAACATGATGTATCCGCCGATGATTCTGATAAAGTAACGTCACGTTGCTTATCTAATAATTCTGTAGACTGGTATGTACCTGACGAAACTCTGGAAGAGTTATGCAATGAGACAGAATTTCACCCAAGATGGTATccttacaaaaatatgtattgCGCTGAATGCAATCTTCCACCGTGGCAGCTG GTGGTTGTGAATGTGTTAATAACCGATGGATCGCGGCCGCCTGTCGGGTACAAGTATATATTCTCCCTGTCATCGGCCGACTTTGAACACCTAGACATGGTCACGGAGAGAGAGTCTATTCCGGAGTGTATACGAGGAACATACGATTATACTTTG AAACGGTGTCGGTCTTTGAGCTGTAATGACGGATTTCATCTATTCAATACTACGTGTAAACCCATTTTAGAATCGGCAATACAACACCAGTACACcgtttcatttgatcttcactaTTCATCTGAAGACAATATAAACATGTATGGCAATAATGAAACTAACGGGACTGTTATTGTCTATTTAGAAACtctttttacaaaaattgaaGACATCATTACGACTTCGTTCGGAGAAACGACAGAATATTTTATCAAGTCAAAGGGATTCTTAATCTCACCATGTGAGTCAATCAACCAAGATTTTTACGTTGACCTCGATCAAACGAACACATTCAATATTGAGTTAATATTTCTTATTATAAAAACGGAAACATTAAGCATGGTCCATACAACACTTGTAAATGCACAAAATAGACAATTCGTCATTTCGGACATCCAAAGTATTGATGGACTACAGAAAACTATTATTGTCCACTCAAAGCCAAAAGTGAAGAATACAAGAGATATACCTGATTTTAGACCATGCCCTCTCTTCCAAGCCTTCTTTTATCCTGAGTTAGATTCGCTGCAATTCAACGAATATACTATTGACCCATTCTTTATTTGTGGACAGATAACCTTAAATATGAGTGAAGTGTATTTAGACAAAGATTCAAATAacataagtttgaaaaatatgaatGCTACATTTTCAATTTGGGAATATAAGGTCACCAAAAAAACTGTCATAATTTGTGCAGATGTTTATAACACGAGGACCTATATTGAACCAGCTGTAGTTATGCTCGTTTTAACAGATCATGTCAAATCTGTTATCattattttctcttttgtttGTACAATAGTTTCACTGTTATGTCTTTTTCTTACATTTCTCACATATTCCTTTCTTTCAACCCTTCGCACAGTTGCGGGAAAAAATATCATGTCTTTATGTATTTCTCTTTTCTTTTCGCAAGCTTTGCTGCAGTTTGGTATAAATGCCACTCAGATAGCAGCAGTATGTGTAGCTATAGGGATATCAATGCATTTGTCTTGGCTAGCTTCGTTTTGCGCGATGAACATCTGCTCATTTCATACATTTAAGGTTTTTTGTTTCAATAACTTCGAAAATCGACCTGCTAATAACAAATCCGACACATCTTTATTTCTCAAATATTCACTTTACATGATTTGTCTCCCATTATTTCTGGTGTTGGCAAATATTTCTGCAAGTCTTATTAAATCAGATGCTTCTGACATTGGCTATGGAGAGTACTATTGcttcatttctgacttttatatctttatttttacattcattACTCCAGCTAGCTTTATATTGTTatcaaatatcatatttttttcaatggcTTTCCACCAAATACGATCCACACCGAGCGTACAACACACTCAAGATCGCAACAATTTTTATATTTGTCTCCGTCTTTGTACAATTGTTGGCATTGCTTGGCCTTTACTCATCATTGACAATTCTTTCGGGATTACTTGGTTTTCTTTCATCGCTGCTGGTGTGAATGCTTTACAAggtgttttcatttttgtctcTTTCGTTGTTAATCGAAGAGTtgctttgatgtttctttcaacTATGACAGGATCTGAAAATACAAGCACAGATACGACTGGCACTAAAAGTAGTCTTAGATGCTATAGAGTAAAGATTGCTGAAACTACGTAA